In Rosa rugosa chromosome 4, drRosRugo1.1, whole genome shotgun sequence, the genomic stretch gctttgttgggaagaacttgagagagagagagtttagatgcagagaaggatggagattcaagtgtttattcatctcacaatggagggtttatataggaatacaaagctagtgtgaatgctatggtaagaagtccattatagtgccttcaatgatcatagctgcaactccacatggttgctgcaattatgagagctgccatgcttgtagtggcttcaatgatcatagctgcaactccacatgaTATAGATATTTAtattacaacactcccccttggatatttcatgttaatagtattgtctaggtcgtgcgcttctaagttgcctcgttaaaaaaaaaacttgccaagtaataaaaaccctgtgggaaaaacaaccttggtcgaaggagaaaaagagcacaacgctcATGAGTGTGGGGTAGCAATATCatagcttcggagataagtggagtcttcttatcagcatcataagtaggtagtatgtctacgagagggatgcatttagatttgctacaccaaaaccttgcccggtaaacccagtgggaaaaacccgtggtcgaagggaaaagatgagcaaatgcatatatgttgaatcaaaacatcttcaggatggagcgactatgctaaagatgtgcctcgttaaaaccttgccaggtaataaaacccagtgggacaaaataaccctggacgaaggacaaaagagtacacgatggtcaagtgggtatgcttctggatactccccctgatttcaacttcccctaaaagttacatgttaggtaattcagataatttacgtagaccaataccttgtacatgcttctggaatgtagactttggtagtgacttagtgaagaggtctgcacgattgtcttcagatcgaatctgcttgacctcaatcttctgatgctcttgttgttgctgattgaagaaaaactttggtgcaatatgtttggtgttgtctcctttgatgaaacctgtcttcatttgctcgatgcaagcagcattatcctcgtggatagtggttggttcatcagtggtggaatgcaggccacatgtgctttgaacatgctttgtgatggctctcaaccatatacattcacgtactgcttcgtgaagagctagaatctcagcatgattcgaagaggtagcaacaagggtctgttttgtagacctccaagaaattgcggtattcccaatggtaaagacataaccagtttgggaacgtgccttgtgtgggtctgatagatagcctgcatcagcatatccaacaaggcgagcatcattctgaggatcaagggggtttgatccatttcttgatgcatagggataaaataagcccatatcaatcgttcctctaagataacgaaaaatatcttttataccattccagtggcggcgtgttggtgcagagctatatctagctaacaagttcacagaaaatgaaatgtctggtctagtgcattgagtcaagtacaataatgcacctattgcacttagatatgggacttctggtgccaatatctcttcgttatcatctgcgggacgaaacggatctctCTTAGGGTCTAGACTTTGgatgaccatgggtgtgcttgaaggtttcgctttatcctcattaaagcgtcttaacatcttctggatgtagtttgattgatgaagcagaatccCATCAGCACGGTGCTCAAGCTCCAGGCCGAGGCAGTAATtcgttctcccaagatctttcatttcgaattcagacttcaggtgcttggcggtttctttgatctcttcaggagtaccaatcagattcatgtcatcgacataaactgccacaattgcaaatccagaacttgttttcttaataaacacgcatgggcatagttcattgtttacatatcccatctcaatcaaatattcacttagacggttgtaccacatccgtccggattgtttcaatccataaagtgaacgcctcaaacgaATGGAGagggtgttccgtggtctagaactatttgtatCTGGTAtcttaagtccttcaggaactttcatgtatatctctgtatcaagatccccatagagataagctgtgaccacatccattagctgcatattcagtttttcggaaattgCTAAACTGatgaggtagcggaacgttataacatccattacaggagaatatgtctcatcgtaatcaATCCCAGGGCGTTGAGAGaatccttgcgccactagacgagccttgtatcttacaatctcgttttcctcattacgcttccttacaaatacccatttaaatcctacaggtttaacatggtgaggtgtgggaacgacaggtccgaacacttttctctttgtcaaggaatctaattcgacctgaattgcttctttccattttggccagtcgtctctacgttgacattcatcaacagagcgaggttcgatgtcatcgctagttataatttcggtagctaccgcgaatacaaatatatcatcgatgataatctcattccgattccaaatctcacttaagcatgcataatttatagagatttctctattctcgagagtgggttcagacgttggagcgtcccccaacgttgtctcttctaggacggacccataatctggaattatctcgtgagatggatcagttgagatcgcgatgtctagtggattcgtttgtgccggttttaccctcttccggggataggaatccttcgaacctagtggtctacctcgcttctgggcagggacatgtgactggttagccgccatggtcgtacctcgtccatccgggacaacgcgtcctacagggacatctattcttgcaggcacatttgcagcaggtatatgtgatctcgtcactttagctagatcagagaaagcgtctggcatattttgggctacactctgtagatctagaattcttcgcacttcattatcgcattgtgcggttcggggatcaagataagacatagtggggacattccacgtcaattcacgtcgttcatcaggaacggtaacgttcttatctccccctaacggcgggaagactgtctcatcaaagtgacaatccacaaatctagcggtaaagagatcgcctgtcaagggctctaaaaagCGTATAATGGATGGAGATTCATAACCGATATATATGCCCATccttcgttgaggacccatttttgtacgttgtggcggcgcaattggcacgagaactgcacacccaaatacacgtaagtgcgaaacatcaggttcgtacccagtcaccaactgtaacgcggaataaggttgggtggcaatGGGCCTCAGTCGGACCAACATGGCtgcatgcaaaattgcatgGCCCCACGCAGATACTGGAAGCTTGGTTCGCATTACCAAGGTCCGTGCGATCATTTGTAATCTTTTAATGaacgcttctgcgagaccattctgggtgtgaacatagggaactggatgctcaacATTAATCCCaagggacatgcaataatcatcaaaagattttgatgtaaactctccggcattatcaagtcttatggacttGATTGGATAAtccgggtggtgagcccttaatttaatgatctgggcaaggagtttagcaaacgcagcatttcttgtggacaatagtgtaacatgtgaccaccttgtcgatgcatcaaccaaaaccatgaaatatttaaatggtccgcatggtggttggataggtccacatatatccccttgtatcctttgtagaAAAAGGTTGGAGTCTTTttcagtctttgcatatgatggtcttatATTTAATTTTCCCAATGAGCAAGCTTGGCATAATGTGTTACTGTACACAAGATCCTTATTGGTAAGGGGATGCCCGTGGGATGAATTTAGGATACggcgcatcatactttgacctgggtgtcccaaacggtcatgccaaagcaagtagttgctcgaattggttagcttctggctGGTTATGTGATTTGCCTCAATTGATCTAATGGTAGCCATGTAGAGACCACTCGAGAGGCATTTTAGcttctccaatgtacgcttccGGCCATACAaattggaggttatgcaaagatattccactcctttttcctcagtggtttcaacgtgataaccgttggctcgaatatccttaaaactcaataacgttcttctggaacgtggagaatataaggcctcattaatggtaaattcagtaccattggacaacataaattgggctttgccatggccctctatcaggttggattgaccTGATatagttgtcacagaggtatgagtaggcaataagtttaaaaaaaacttcctatctcggagtatggtgtgcgtagtagcactatcagCTAGACAACAAACTTCCTCACAAGACATGCCTATTCACATATTTAactcaatggatcacatgtatgaaaataaataactttattgaattaaacatccaagcataaccaaattatgtaaaactaatattccaaaaatcaccaaagataatctgaaaaatagaaagcattattcataacaataacatagatatggcacaagtgcCTATTATGCCCATGTCCTCGAGTTTTCAATCCTCGATGTATCCATTGGCTGCTTGGAAATAAGTAATCTCCAAGGTGGTATCCATAGGGACTGACTCTTCCACAAGGTTGGCCTCTCGAGTTCCGCGTCTGGCGTGATACTCTCCTATCTCTTCATCTGTTGCacgacaggtgcgggaccaatgGTCAGTGCCTCCACATCTATAACATAGATTATGCTGATTTTGAGGGCGACGGGCCGGACCAGGGTTCTCTCTAATTTGAGCTTGTCGGACTTGGCCATTTCGGTTtccaccacgtgggccttgtccACGTCCTCCTCGACCCCTTGGGCCATTGCCTGGGTGGTCACGATCATATGGGCCATTTCTGGGCCCATTTCTCCTTCCATGCCTTGGACGTTCAGACCTTCTTCCCCTTCCACGGCCCCGGTTCCTCCTTCCACGATTATTTTCGTGATGGGCAATAGTATTTGCTTCAGGCAAAGGAATTGCTCTAGTACCGGTGGGCCTTGCTTGATCATTCCTCAGAAGTAGGTTGTTGTTCTTTTCAGCGAGCAACAGGATGGTGATTAATTCGGAGAATCTAGCAAAGTTTCTTTCCCTGTATTGTTGCTGCAGGACCATACAGGAAGGTGGGAAGGTGGAGAAAGTTTTCTCCAGTAGGTCGGCTTCTGTGAGCTCTTCTCCACAGAATTTTAGGAGTGACCGAATCCAGCAGATTTCAGAGTTATACTCATTGACAGTCTTGAAATCTTGGAAACGTATGTTCTGCCAATCGTGCCTTGCTTCCAAAGAGATCGTGGGTCTTCTTCAGCTAAATATTCCACCTTGAGTGCTTCTTCCATATGTTTCCTGATGAAAATCATAGCCCTTGCCTTCATGTCTTCAGGGGTGATGTTGTCAGCAATAATCGTgatctcatcttatttgcagtcaGATGAAGCTTGACATCTTGGGTCCACTTGAGATAGTTCCTTCCGGAAACTTCCAAAGCgacaaagtcaagtttgttgagatttgacattctCTACAAGGATTTAAAGGACAATAGTTAGTGCTATGGGTAATAACTTCCATAAGCAATCAataagaacttcaggttctataacatggtatgaaaaatcggattaaacatgtatagTGAATTTGTggaggaaacttcaagttccttATATGGTATTATCGAAGCTACAGGTTCGATATATGTGAAATATTATTTCTCAACCCttttggttcaatatttatgtgtgtgaacttccggttcgttaagtacctgcattccgcacatatatattctaatgcaaagaatttaagcgggtaaaatatttaaatttaatatgagcaggtaataccacaaaacattatcataataaataatgaaggaaagatgtatcattatcacaaagtccaaacaagtatatatagatatttgtcacaatatacatgaattgatagctaaattaaaagctattgattttcctttttactcattcaattatgccaattatagtgcaagagaaataagtgttTCTCATAGaagattaagttaaactagatgcttcaaaagtcataaatcgtgactgcagttcctactgaacagcagtcgaaagacgaactgaaacactaagcaaaactacccagaaaaatatgaaaatttacagagatgcagtaaacacacaggggctccagcatacaaaatttggtgagttttggagttgatttactatttcaaataaatactggaacacagagaacagaaggtaaaatgaaacagcaaaatcggtttttgtttggaaaaacctacttggttgtagagctggtagagtgaagttgattgaatgatgaactgtctcttctctgcaacccaagagttattcacctctcctcttgtcaatctgcaatccaaatcgtagagctattcgtgctgataacgtgttgaaaaacgaacataaaactgtttcagaaaatggagagagctttgttgggaagaacttgagagagagagagtttagatgcagagaaggatggagattcaagtgtttattcatctcacaatggagggtttatataggaatacaaagctagtgtgaatgctatggtaagaagtccattatagtgccttcaatgatcatagctgcaactccacatggttgctgcaattatgagagctgccatgcttgtagtggcttcaatgatcatagctgcaactccacatgatatagacatttatattaCAACAGGAAGAAGGGTTGTGGAGACACAAGCAGTGGGAACAACCTATCTAGAACATCCAAGTTTATCTGACCAAAGCCTTGAAAGGAGACCACAACTGTTCAAATGTATGCACATATAGTTAGTTTGGTATTTCGTTTGCTATTGAATCTATTATCTGGTTTTGTGACTTACATTTTATCTTCTGTTGTAAATAGATTCTACAGAACAATTTAGATCAATTATCCAGCTTGTGTGGTGATCCTGAGCATTTGTTTTAGCTATGCAGAGTTGCAGACCCCAGTTAACAATCGCAACAGCCATAATTTCTGCGGTCGATTCTACGTTTACCAATCTCTAATGATGGAAGGGTAAGTATACTCAACCTGGAATGGTTCCTATACGCTCTTGTTTTCTTGTTCTGTTTGATACAAATCAAAGTTAGCTTTAGACTTTCTAGTTAAACCAAatttaataatataaaaaataacTGGGAGCTTGGAAACTATGGTTGTAATGGCTCTTGTACCGTAGTAAGTACCAAGTAGTAACTAAACTCCTGAGTTTAATATAAATCCCCCCAATGTCCCTAATCATTTTTAAAATGTATAACAAATCATAATTAACTGGGAAAGTTCTACAGTGCTCACCGGAGCTGGCTAGATTTGTGGGATTTGATGTTGATTAAGTACTGTCACTCACATAACTAGACTGACCCCTTCCTTTCCACACTTGGATCCAACTTGTTTTATAAAATGCAGGTAACAGATAATGTTACACATTTACACTTCAAGTTATCAAAAGCGGTAGTTGGACTAGACTCTACTCTTCAAAAGCAAAGACAAAACAATAAATTTCTAGCAGAGAAgtgaaaaatatgtccaagtTCCAACTGGCTCTTCAACCCAAATATCTCTTACAGATATCAGTAATAAATGGAACTCGATCCACACTCAACCATAATCTCATCTCCAATATTATATAGTTGGCTCTAATATCACATATCCATTCTATATAGCCCTATATCCAACGAGAGACCCTAATCTTATAAACCATGAAATCCCATTCCCCCATCTTCTGTTTGATACTCTGTGCTCTCATAAGCCTGTCAACAACTATTCTAACCGCTCAGGAAAATCCTGTTTCCTTCTACATTGCTTATCAGGTGTAGCTAATTAGCGCAATACTGCATTACTATGATTATTACTGCAACTACAAGTTAATCCTGATTTACTTTTCTGTTATCTTATTAGTGGCCAGGCTCATACTGTGCAGCAGCAAAGCAGGGTTGTTGCTACCCAAAGAGTATTAGAAAACATCCCAGTTTCACAATTGGTGGCATATGGCCTTATACTTTTTCTGGGGATAGACCAACCTACTGCAAATCTAAGACCCCTTATAGTTTATCTAAGGTAAATTAAAGTTCCCTCCTGCTTCCTCATCATTCAAGTTGCTACACTTGATTATAGATTACTGATGTATCTTTCATCTTATATTTTTGATTGAATTAATTAATAGATCTCAAACCTGACCAAGAGTTTGGAAAGGAATTGGCCATCACTATCCTGCCCAAGCCGTACTAGTAGCATTAGCAGTAAGAAACTATGGATGCAAGAATGGCAGAAATATGGGACTTGTGCAGAATCACTCTTTGGAGGTCAATATCAATACTTTCATGCAGGTCTCAATCTCAGGAAGAAAATAGACATGCTCCAGATACTCAGCAATGCAGGTCTGATCACTACTATAATCCAACTTTCGGATTTCAGTTCAAATAAATTAGTGGAACTCAAAACTTTTCGCTTAATAATATCGGTATTTGATGCAGAAATCCATCCAAATGGGTCATTTTATGAGATGACTGCAGTTTTCAATGCCATACAAAAGGCCACCATCTATCTTCCGGGGCTTATCTGTAACAAAGACAAATCAGGCAACAAACAGCTCTACCAGATTATACTCTGTGGAAACACCGCCGGAACCAGAATCACAGACTGCCTCGGCAACCAAAGATCGAATACTGGACAATGCCCCGAAAACTTTAAGTTCCCTCCCTTGCAATGAGAATCTGTTATTGTTTCTTGTTTTACAATTTCGTTCGAGCATTCACAGTCGGTGGACTGAAAAAGTTCTGCTCAATCTATACAATTCTAACGTGGTGTGAGTATTGAATGCAATAAAAGAGACACACGGGATCAACCGTCAAAAGAGAaatcataaaaagaaaagttaaaACAGATCCACAGAAGGGATCAACCGAACAGCCACCCAAAGTGAGAGACTGGCCACCGATACTCATCGGTGCGGAGCCTCCACCTACCCTCAAACCGGCCATGTTGTTGTTTGTACTAATATGTATTAATTACCATAAGAGTCTTTTTTGGATCAAAATGAAGTAATGAACTGAGTTAAAGACCTAGGGTAAGACGGAAGTGTAACATCATCATGAGGTGACTAGAACTTATTTGCATCACTGTTGGATTCTCTTGCCATCACCAATTCTCTACAACCCACCCTTGTTTAAAAGCATCCAATCGTACCCAGATCCAGAACCAACGATCTTACATggtaaaaaaaaagttttaatgCTTTACATGGCTCTATCCTCTATAAGCTTCTTTTGATTACCAACAAAGCTGAGAAACAGAACAAATCATCACTGAACTTAATTGGAGAAATTTCTCTTTCTGGTTCAAGAACAAAATTTCTGAAACAAATAACACATCTCAATAATCAATATACAATAATTCCAGATCTGGGCATGTTACAAATTCCCCAATATGTGGCGTGCTCGTTCAACCATCATTTGTAGTTCTCCTCTCTCAACTtaagcttctccatcatttggATCTGCAAAAacctaataataaaaaattattaaagaTACAAGCTTTGGACCCAGTAAAATGAATTTACTTCTAAATCAAATCATGGGTAAAAGATACAAACTAATCAGAACATGGACGAGAAGACAGGGGAAGAGATGAAGAGAAGCACATCACAGACTATGGGTGGAATAGGCAAGAACCCATTTTTCCGTATATAGAAATTATATGTTTACATGAGCCCAGATCCCCACTCCAGTCCCCCTATTTACCCTTAATCCTTATCAGAACAGAATGAAGGAATGAGAGATAAAGCTTAGTGAAAAGACTGTAGGAATGGGAGGCATAGGCAAGAAATCCAAGAGTGGGTTTTCTTTCTCTATTCATTTTTTGCCAACCCTCCCACTCCAACAAGATTTCCGAGTCCAGTCTCTCCCTCCTACACTGTTGTGCTGACACTGGAGTGCTGGCCATGTTATATAAAAGTAGAGGACTAGAGAGGCACGAGGGTGCCATGTGTTTTACAGTGGAGGGTTCAGGGCACGCATCGCTACTTCGCTAGCGTCCCGTTCAGTCAAAGCGCTGTGACCGTAGCGTGACTGTTTTAATGTTTCTAAATGCATCGATGGATTTGGATTTCACGGCTTCATGCTGATCTGCTGTGCACTCTGACTCGGACGCTCAAGGGTTCTgttctcaataccaatatagtAATAGTG encodes the following:
- the LOC133745645 gene encoding extracellular ribonuclease LE-like, which produces MKSHSPIFCLILCALISLSTTILTAQENPVSFYIAYQWPGSYCAAAKQGCCYPKSIRKHPSFTIGGIWPYTFSGDRPTYCKSKTPYSLSKISNLTKSLERNWPSLSCPSRTSSISSKKLWMQEWQKYGTCAESLFGGQYQYFHAGLNLRKKIDMLQILSNAEIHPNGSFYEMTAVFNAIQKATIYLPGLICNKDKSGNKQLYQIILCGNTAGTRITDCLGNQRSNTGQCPENFKFPPLQ